A genome region from Pseudoalteromonas tetraodonis includes the following:
- a CDS encoding cbb3-type cytochrome oxidase subunit 3, with protein MDYGTYRGILTLVILVLFIVIVGWAYSKRSKSRFKDAANVIFEDEKKHNNTLSNEEKGSEK; from the coding sequence ATGGACTACGGGACATACAGAGGCATTTTGACTCTGGTAATTTTAGTATTATTTATTGTGATTGTTGGATGGGCATATAGCAAGCGTAGTAAAAGTCGTTTTAAAGACGCTGCTAATGTCATATTTGAAGATGAAAAAAAACACAACAATACACTCTCTAACGAGGAAAAGGGGTCTGAGAAATGA
- the ccoO gene encoding cytochrome-c oxidase, cbb3-type subunit II: MSNKNSQNKHEIIEKNIGLMAILTVFAISFGALVEITPLMFQDDTTKPVDGLRPLNALEFEGRDIYVREGCANCHSQMIRPFRDEVERYGHYSVAGESVWDHPFLWGSKRTGPDLARVGKRYSDDWHYAHLMDPRAVVPESNMPGFPWLAENTLDTSLTLKKLQIFRDTFAINPENPKHPGLGYGSDEELIADIAKVDAMNDGKGATEMQALIAYLQQLGTHLK; encoded by the coding sequence ATGAGCAATAAAAATTCACAAAACAAACACGAAATTATCGAGAAAAACATTGGCCTCATGGCCATCTTGACTGTTTTCGCAATCAGCTTCGGTGCATTAGTAGAAATTACGCCGCTAATGTTCCAAGACGATACAACCAAGCCAGTGGATGGGTTACGCCCGTTAAACGCACTAGAGTTTGAAGGTCGCGACATTTATGTACGTGAAGGTTGTGCTAACTGTCACTCTCAAATGATCCGTCCATTTCGTGATGAAGTTGAGCGTTACGGTCACTACTCTGTAGCAGGCGAGTCAGTATGGGATCACCCTTTCCTTTGGGGTTCTAAACGTACTGGCCCTGACTTAGCACGAGTAGGTAAACGTTACTCAGATGATTGGCATTATGCGCACTTAATGGATCCACGTGCCGTGGTTCCTGAGTCTAATATGCCAGGTTTCCCTTGGTTAGCAGAGAACACGCTTGATACAAGTCTGACTCTGAAAAAACTACAAATTTTCCGTGACACGTTTGCTATTAATCCAGAAAACCCAAAACACCCGGGTCTAGGTTATGGCAGTGACGAGGAATTAATCGCTGACATTGCTAAGGTTGATGCAATGAATGACGGTAAAGGTGCAACAGAAATGCAAGCCCTTATCGCTTATTTGCAACAACTTGGCACACATTTGAAGTAG
- the ccoN gene encoding cytochrome-c oxidase, cbb3-type subunit I — MSQTVASQTEYNYKVVRQFAIMTVIWGIVGMGIGVLIAAQLAWPALNFDTPWLTYSRLRPLHTNAVIFAFGTSALFATSYYVVQRTCQTRLLSDKLAAFTFWGWQLVIVLAAITLPMGISSSKEYAELEWPIDILIAVVWVTYAIVFMGTIAKRKVAHIYVANWFYAGFIITVAVLHIVNSMAVPVSLTKSYSIYAGAVDAMVQWWYGHNAVGFLLTAGFLGMMYYFVPKQAGRPVYSYRLSVVHFWALISLYIWAGPHHLHYTALPDWTQSLGMVMSIILFVPSWGGMINGIMTLSGAWHKLRTDPVLRFLVVSLSFYGMSTFEGPMMAIKSVNALSHYTDWTVGHVHSGALGWVAMISIGAIYHLIPALFSQGRMYSIKLINTHFWLHTVGVVLYIVAMWISGVMQGLMWRAVNSDGTLMYSFVQSLEASHPFYVMRFLGGVFIVTGMLVMAYNVYRTVSAKNNSLELDEQAQLA, encoded by the coding sequence ATGAGCCAAACAGTAGCATCACAAACTGAGTACAATTATAAAGTTGTACGCCAATTCGCTATTATGACAGTGATTTGGGGCATCGTTGGCATGGGTATTGGGGTTCTGATAGCTGCCCAATTAGCTTGGCCAGCTCTTAACTTTGACACACCATGGTTAACTTACTCTCGACTTCGTCCGTTACACACGAACGCAGTAATTTTCGCATTTGGTACAAGTGCACTTTTTGCGACGTCTTATTACGTCGTACAACGTACATGTCAAACGCGCCTTCTTTCAGACAAATTAGCCGCCTTTACCTTTTGGGGTTGGCAGTTAGTTATTGTTCTAGCAGCAATTACTCTACCTATGGGTATTTCAAGTTCTAAAGAGTATGCAGAACTTGAGTGGCCAATCGATATCTTAATTGCTGTTGTTTGGGTAACTTACGCTATTGTATTTATGGGCACTATTGCAAAACGCAAAGTAGCGCATATTTATGTAGCTAACTGGTTCTATGCTGGTTTCATTATTACCGTTGCTGTTCTACATATTGTTAACAGCATGGCAGTCCCAGTCTCATTGACTAAATCATATTCAATCTATGCAGGTGCCGTAGATGCAATGGTTCAGTGGTGGTATGGCCACAACGCAGTAGGCTTCCTTCTAACTGCGGGTTTCTTGGGTATGATGTATTACTTTGTACCAAAGCAAGCGGGTCGCCCTGTTTATTCATACCGTTTGTCGGTTGTTCACTTTTGGGCACTTATCTCTCTTTACATTTGGGCAGGTCCTCACCACCTTCACTACACTGCGCTTCCTGATTGGACGCAAAGCTTAGGTATGGTGATGTCTATTATCTTATTCGTACCGTCTTGGGGTGGTATGATCAACGGTATTATGACGCTCTCAGGTGCATGGCATAAGCTACGTACTGACCCTGTTTTACGTTTCTTAGTGGTTTCATTGTCTTTCTACGGTATGTCGACGTTTGAAGGCCCGATGATGGCAATTAAATCTGTTAATGCGTTATCGCACTACACAGATTGGACTGTAGGTCACGTTCACTCAGGTGCATTAGGTTGGGTTGCGATGATTTCTATCGGTGCTATTTACCACCTTATCCCTGCGTTATTCTCGCAAGGTCGTATGTACAGCATTAAATTAATCAATACACACTTCTGGTTACACACAGTGGGTGTTGTTTTATACATTGTTGCAATGTGGATTTCAGGTGTAATGCAAGGTCTAATGTGGCGTGCAGTTAACTCTGACGGTACATTAATGTACAGCTTTGTACAGTCGTTAGAAGCCTCTCATCCTTTCTATGTTATGCGTTTCTTAGGCGGTGTATTCATCGTTACAGGTATGCTGGTTATGGCTTATAACGTTTATCGTACAGTTTCAGCGAAAAATAACTCGTTAGAACTTGATGAACAAGCGCAGTTAGCATAA
- a CDS encoding TonB-dependent receptor: protein MKKSTLGLAVIAAIPMFSSVQVLVADEAAKSIEKIQVTGSRIKRSDMETASPVTLIGADEIKASGATSVDSVLQQMTATGGAMTNPGVNNGSGGGASIDLRGLGSQRTLVLVNGRRMINSGTGAASTVDLNTIPVSMIKQIEVLKDGASAVYGTDAVAGVVNIILKNDFEGLDLNVNTAMTSKHDASETSIDFTLGTTFDKGNMVFGIQYTDRGEASQGDRGFSSCPLFEGENGLFCGGSSFSEGGHIYNVNTANIINDKGEIEKQGVADDAGLSGLGGNLHRYTDENDAYNYASKSYLYTPMERLNITGLGNYELNDDTMLFSEFTYTKRWSEQKLAPQPINFGFKYTEDMGDSLLSQTYDKRQVVNGAFVKDANDNYVTTPTNYAYGDEISYRRRMAESGTRDLSQTVDTVRVVVGAEGIIGDYSWDASANFGRNDSVDKMSNLHNVSAITEDLAAGTFKPLNEASWSQENIQDYIYTEQNSGGSQLFILAASLSGEMFELPAGYAAFAAGVERRQEKAWYNPDSIAAQGLGNDPRVDPTSGGFDVNEAYVEFALPLLSELPFAEYVELSAAIRAFDYSTFGSDETWKLGFTWKANDELMFRGVRSTAFRAPTVDELYSGNAPSYEQVKYPGADSQAEVTVGGNQNLTPEEADTLTFGVVYEPQWFEGFSMTVDYYDIEIENAISTYNNQFVVDQCIGNSNSSSNELCASTGAILQADGRIVFNNQLRNIGSEKTSGIDLNLKYSFDALGLSWRAGLDTTYLDEYVVDTGAVVDYAGYITGGAGSYADIKSNFNLTVKGDNWDATYEARYIAGLDSFACIDGETCYAPSTPSVVYHDISGSYLINDTVTLSAGVNNLFDKEPPYYSGNNDSNTDPYTFDTLGRRLFAGVNVKF, encoded by the coding sequence ATGAAAAAATCAACTCTTGGTTTAGCTGTAATTGCAGCGATCCCAATGTTCTCAAGTGTTCAGGTTTTAGTTGCAGACGAAGCAGCAAAGTCAATTGAAAAAATTCAAGTAACGGGTTCTCGTATTAAGCGTTCAGATATGGAAACTGCTAGCCCAGTTACACTTATCGGTGCCGATGAAATTAAAGCATCAGGTGCAACATCTGTAGATAGCGTATTACAACAAATGACGGCTACGGGTGGTGCAATGACAAACCCTGGCGTTAATAATGGCTCTGGCGGTGGTGCATCTATAGATTTACGTGGTTTAGGTTCACAGCGTACTTTAGTACTTGTTAATGGTCGTCGTATGATCAATTCAGGTACTGGTGCGGCTTCAACGGTTGATTTAAATACTATTCCAGTATCAATGATCAAACAAATTGAAGTACTTAAAGACGGTGCTTCTGCTGTATACGGCACAGATGCTGTAGCGGGTGTTGTAAATATTATCCTTAAAAATGACTTTGAAGGTTTAGATTTAAACGTCAACACAGCCATGACTTCAAAACATGATGCGTCAGAAACATCAATCGACTTTACCTTAGGTACAACATTTGACAAAGGTAATATGGTTTTTGGTATTCAATACACTGATCGTGGTGAAGCAAGTCAAGGTGATCGTGGTTTCTCATCATGTCCTTTATTTGAAGGCGAAAATGGACTTTTCTGTGGCGGTTCTTCATTCAGCGAAGGCGGCCATATTTACAATGTTAATACAGCTAATATCATCAACGATAAAGGTGAAATCGAGAAGCAGGGTGTTGCTGACGATGCTGGTTTAAGTGGCCTTGGCGGTAACTTACACCGCTATACCGATGAAAACGATGCATACAACTATGCGTCTAAAAGCTACCTATACACACCTATGGAACGCTTAAACATCACAGGTTTAGGTAATTATGAACTAAATGATGACACAATGCTTTTCAGCGAGTTTACCTATACTAAGCGCTGGTCAGAGCAAAAGTTAGCACCACAGCCTATCAACTTTGGCTTTAAATATACCGAAGATATGGGTGACAGCTTACTGTCACAAACTTATGATAAGCGACAAGTCGTTAACGGTGCATTTGTAAAAGATGCTAATGATAATTACGTTACAACACCGACTAATTACGCCTATGGTGATGAAATAAGCTACCGTCGTCGTATGGCTGAAAGTGGTACTCGTGACTTATCGCAAACAGTTGATACTGTTCGTGTTGTTGTGGGTGCTGAAGGTATTATTGGTGATTATTCATGGGATGCATCAGCAAACTTTGGTCGCAATGATTCTGTTGATAAAATGAGTAATCTGCACAACGTTTCTGCAATCACAGAAGACTTAGCTGCAGGTACATTTAAGCCTTTAAATGAGGCATCTTGGTCACAAGAAAACATTCAAGATTATATATACACAGAGCAAAACTCAGGTGGAAGCCAGTTATTTATTTTGGCAGCTTCATTATCTGGTGAAATGTTTGAGCTACCTGCAGGTTATGCTGCATTTGCAGCGGGTGTAGAGCGTCGCCAAGAAAAGGCATGGTATAATCCTGATTCAATTGCTGCTCAAGGTCTAGGTAACGATCCACGTGTAGATCCAACAAGTGGTGGGTTTGATGTGAATGAGGCTTATGTTGAGTTTGCATTACCCTTACTATCTGAGCTTCCATTTGCAGAATATGTTGAATTAAGTGCGGCAATCCGCGCGTTTGATTACAGCACTTTTGGTTCTGATGAAACATGGAAACTTGGTTTTACTTGGAAAGCAAATGATGAATTGATGTTCCGTGGCGTACGTTCAACCGCATTCCGTGCTCCAACGGTAGATGAGCTTTACTCAGGTAATGCGCCATCTTATGAGCAAGTAAAATACCCAGGTGCTGATAGCCAGGCAGAAGTAACTGTGGGCGGTAATCAAAATCTAACACCAGAAGAAGCTGATACTTTAACGTTTGGTGTGGTGTACGAACCACAATGGTTTGAAGGTTTCTCAATGACCGTAGATTACTACGACATTGAAATCGAAAATGCTATTTCAACATACAACAACCAATTCGTTGTTGATCAATGTATTGGTAATTCAAACAGCAGTTCAAACGAACTTTGTGCAAGCACAGGTGCAATTTTACAAGCTGATGGTCGCATTGTTTTCAATAATCAGCTTCGTAATATTGGTTCTGAAAAAACATCTGGCATTGACTTAAATCTGAAGTATTCATTTGATGCATTAGGCTTAAGCTGGAGAGCTGGCCTTGATACAACATATTTAGATGAATACGTTGTTGATACGGGTGCTGTTGTAGATTACGCTGGTTACATTACGGGTGGAGCTGGTAGTTACGCAGATATCAAATCAAACTTTAACTTAACAGTTAAAGGAGATAACTGGGATGCAACTTATGAAGCACGCTACATTGCTGGCCTAGATAGCTTCGCATGTATTGATGGTGAGACATGTTATGCACCTTCAACGCCTTCAGTTGTGTACCATGACATTAGTGGATCTTACTTAATTAATGATACAGTGACATTGTCTGCAGGTGTTAATAACTTATTTGATAAAGAGCCACCGTATTACTCAGGTAATAACGATTCAAACACTGACCCGTACACGTTTGATACGTTAGGTCGTCGTTTATTCGCTGGCGTAAACGTTAAGTTCTAA
- a CDS encoding peptidoglycan binding protein CsiV, which translates to MLLKKSLVILCCLFSSTAFAERWFEVEVLIFKQRPAPYLQEDFSLKHDAIEDKNTLDLLASAYKNQAMDACINGDPRFQTRTFADTLVNSNPQSAACNDSIDYVKSYDVLPVTPQAPALETMEQTYLLAPEQLQFESQRQALDRKGLTPILHTGWRFEGASKSRSPSMHLFAGNQLKNNMNTGFSYANSDFISLLDTPEPLFNKAQSPTMKWELDGLLKIHLRHYLYINADFDISEKQDNGELESARFSQFRRVFSEDIHYFDHPRMGMIVQIRKFNH; encoded by the coding sequence ATGTTGCTGAAAAAATCGCTGGTTATTTTATGCTGCTTATTTAGCAGTACTGCATTTGCAGAGCGCTGGTTTGAAGTAGAAGTGTTAATATTTAAACAGCGCCCTGCTCCTTACTTACAAGAAGACTTTAGCTTAAAGCATGACGCCATTGAAGATAAAAACACCTTAGATTTATTGGCCTCTGCTTATAAAAACCAAGCAATGGACGCGTGTATAAACGGTGACCCACGCTTTCAAACACGCACATTTGCTGACACTTTGGTTAATTCAAACCCACAGTCTGCAGCGTGTAACGACAGCATTGATTATGTAAAAAGTTACGATGTGCTGCCAGTAACCCCTCAGGCACCAGCACTAGAGACGATGGAGCAAACTTACCTGTTAGCCCCTGAGCAATTGCAGTTCGAATCGCAACGTCAAGCTTTAGACCGCAAAGGACTCACCCCTATATTACATACCGGCTGGCGGTTTGAAGGCGCAAGTAAATCACGCTCCCCTAGTATGCACTTATTTGCAGGCAACCAATTAAAAAACAATATGAACACCGGTTTTAGTTACGCCAATTCCGACTTTATTAGCTTACTTGATACTCCTGAGCCATTGTTTAATAAAGCACAGTCTCCGACCATGAAATGGGAGTTAGATGGCTTATTGAAAATACATTTACGCCATTATTTATACATTAATGCGGATTTCGACATTAGTGAAAAGCAAGATAATGGTGAGCTAGAATCAGCCCGTTTTTCACAATTTAGACGCGTTTTCAGCGAAGATATTCATTACTTTGATCATCCTCGTATGGGTATGATTGTACAAATTCGAAAATTTAACCATTAA
- the mfd gene encoding transcription-repair coupling factor: MAFEQWAALPWVKSQKDKIQWGELLGSGLSIAIAQGVKQQDNLVLIVTPDTPSALRLETELEYLLPDNPVMVFPDWETLPYDHFSPHQDIISARLATLNTLKKEQQSVLIVPVSTLMLRTAPASFIYGSTLNFKVGDRLDTHALRENLEQAGYLHVQQVMEHGEYAIRGSIVDLYPMGSKHPFRLDFFDDELDTIRLFDVETQRSDEKVDKIELLPAHEFPTNESDIERFRISYREKFGASAEQDSVYMQVSKGNWPAGIEYYMPLFFEGLATIFDYLPDSTTVMQLGDLEHAADNFWHDVNVRYENRRVDPLRPLLPPDELYQPINELFSNLGNYGRIRLSQAKLGTKAGNKNLAVNELPNVRIDHKQHQPYDAFINYVAEQKKKKGRVVISVESDGRRESLLSILKPSGLKFKEFDSFEQFTNSSNDVGLIVSPLEQSVVLSTKPSLSIITEQELLGIKVSQRRRRKHKYEASQDALIRNLAELKEGQPVVHLDHGVGRYQGLQTIDAAGVVTEFVTITYAGEAKLYVPVSALHMLSRYSGGEEASAPLHKLGSDAWDKAKKRAAEKVRDVAAELLDIYAQRQAKPGNKFTLDGQAYRQFSDSFPFEETDDQRNAIEAVLGDMQSKQAMDRLVCGDVGFGKTEVAMRAAFVAVNDNKQVAILVPTTLLAQQHYDNFKDRFADFPIEVGVLSRFNSTKEQKETLEKMSNGKLDVVIGTHKLIQQDINFKDLGLLIVDEEHRFGVRQKEKIKALRADVDILTLTATPIPRTLNMAMSGMRDLSIIATPPAKRLAVKTFVRQRDEELIREAVLREIKRGGQVYFLHNNVETIERVAQEISEWVPEATVTSAHGQMREQELEQIMTDFYHQKYNVLVCTTIIETGIDVPTANTIIMDRADKLGLAQLHQLRGRVGRSHHQAYAYLLTGNPKALSKDAKKRLDAIASLEDLGAGFALATHDLEIRGAGELLGDDQSGQIQTIGFNLYMEMLEQAVNALKNGQEPTLENLLQKQTEVDLKLPALLPDDYIHDVNARLGMYKRVASCANLADIDELQVELIDRFGLLPDAAKNLFSLQQLKMQASNLGITKIEANPKGGYFEFSQNTKVNPSFIIGLIQSAPHIYKMDGANKLRFAISEANARERLKMITAMIADFEKKVSH; the protein is encoded by the coding sequence ATGGCGTTTGAGCAATGGGCAGCCTTGCCTTGGGTAAAATCTCAAAAAGATAAAATTCAATGGGGCGAACTTTTAGGCAGTGGCTTAAGCATTGCTATTGCACAAGGTGTAAAACAGCAAGATAACTTGGTGTTAATTGTTACCCCTGATACTCCAAGTGCTCTGCGCCTTGAAACAGAATTAGAGTACTTGCTGCCTGATAACCCAGTGATGGTTTTTCCAGATTGGGAAACATTGCCTTATGATCACTTCTCTCCCCACCAAGATATTATTTCAGCGCGCTTAGCAACACTCAATACACTGAAAAAAGAGCAACAAAGCGTGCTCATTGTGCCGGTATCAACCTTGATGCTGCGTACTGCACCAGCATCATTTATATACGGCTCAACGCTGAATTTTAAAGTAGGCGATAGATTAGACACCCATGCCCTGCGAGAAAATTTAGAGCAAGCGGGTTACTTACATGTGCAACAAGTCATGGAACATGGCGAATATGCCATACGCGGCTCTATTGTTGATTTATACCCCATGGGGAGTAAGCATCCATTTAGGCTCGACTTTTTTGATGATGAGCTAGATACCATCCGTTTATTTGATGTGGAAACTCAGCGCTCAGACGAAAAAGTAGACAAAATTGAGCTACTGCCTGCTCATGAGTTCCCTACTAACGAATCAGATATTGAACGTTTCAGAATAAGCTATCGTGAAAAATTTGGCGCAAGTGCTGAGCAAGACTCAGTCTACATGCAGGTCAGTAAAGGCAATTGGCCAGCAGGTATAGAGTATTACATGCCGCTGTTTTTTGAAGGCTTAGCAACCATATTCGACTACTTACCTGACTCAACAACCGTCATGCAGTTAGGGGATTTAGAGCATGCAGCGGATAACTTTTGGCACGATGTTAATGTGCGTTATGAGAACCGCCGTGTAGATCCTCTGCGTCCACTATTACCGCCCGATGAATTATATCAGCCAATTAATGAGCTGTTTTCCAATTTAGGCAATTATGGCCGCATTCGCCTATCGCAAGCAAAGCTAGGCACCAAAGCAGGTAATAAAAACCTCGCAGTTAATGAATTGCCCAATGTACGCATCGATCATAAACAACATCAACCCTACGATGCATTTATAAATTATGTGGCAGAACAAAAAAAGAAAAAAGGCCGAGTTGTCATCAGTGTTGAGTCGGACGGTCGACGCGAATCATTACTGAGTATATTAAAACCTAGCGGCTTAAAATTTAAAGAATTTGATAGTTTTGAGCAGTTTACCAACAGCAGTAATGACGTTGGTTTAATTGTCAGTCCGCTTGAGCAAAGTGTAGTGCTTAGTACTAAACCAAGCTTGAGCATTATTACCGAGCAAGAATTGCTTGGGATCAAAGTATCACAACGCAGACGTCGTAAGCACAAGTATGAAGCAAGCCAAGACGCACTAATTCGTAACTTAGCAGAGCTTAAAGAAGGTCAACCGGTTGTGCACCTTGACCATGGTGTGGGCCGTTATCAAGGGCTGCAAACGATTGATGCCGCCGGTGTGGTGACTGAATTTGTAACTATTACTTATGCAGGTGAAGCAAAGCTTTATGTGCCGGTATCGGCACTTCATATGCTTAGTCGTTACTCCGGCGGTGAAGAGGCCAGTGCGCCACTGCATAAGCTCGGCTCTGATGCCTGGGATAAAGCGAAAAAGCGCGCCGCCGAAAAAGTACGTGATGTAGCCGCAGAGTTACTCGACATATATGCACAACGCCAAGCTAAGCCTGGTAATAAGTTTACGCTTGATGGCCAAGCTTATCGCCAATTTAGCGATAGCTTCCCGTTTGAAGAAACGGATGATCAACGTAACGCCATTGAAGCGGTGCTTGGTGACATGCAGTCAAAACAAGCCATGGATCGCTTAGTATGTGGTGATGTAGGTTTTGGTAAGACCGAAGTAGCTATGCGTGCAGCCTTTGTAGCAGTTAACGATAATAAGCAGGTGGCTATTTTAGTCCCTACCACCCTACTTGCTCAGCAACACTACGATAATTTTAAAGACCGCTTTGCTGATTTTCCAATTGAAGTGGGTGTGCTGTCACGTTTTAATTCGACCAAAGAGCAAAAAGAAACCCTTGAAAAAATGAGTAATGGCAAGCTTGATGTGGTTATTGGCACGCACAAACTAATTCAACAAGACATCAACTTTAAAGATTTAGGCCTGTTAATTGTTGATGAAGAACACCGATTTGGGGTGCGCCAAAAAGAAAAAATTAAAGCCCTGAGAGCTGATGTTGACATACTCACCCTGACCGCTACGCCTATCCCCCGTACTTTAAATATGGCCATGAGTGGTATGCGCGATTTATCTATTATTGCTACCCCACCGGCTAAACGCTTAGCCGTTAAAACGTTTGTGCGCCAACGCGACGAAGAGCTTATTCGCGAAGCGGTACTGCGTGAAATTAAACGCGGCGGCCAGGTGTACTTTTTACACAACAATGTAGAAACCATTGAGCGTGTTGCTCAAGAAATTAGCGAATGGGTGCCTGAGGCAACAGTTACCTCAGCCCACGGGCAAATGCGAGAGCAAGAGCTTGAGCAGATCATGACCGATTTTTATCACCAAAAATACAATGTACTGGTATGTACTACGATTATTGAAACCGGCATTGATGTACCCACAGCAAATACCATTATTATGGACAGAGCCGATAAACTCGGTCTTGCTCAGCTGCATCAATTACGCGGACGTGTTGGTAGAAGTCATCACCAAGCCTATGCTTATTTACTCACAGGTAACCCTAAAGCGCTCTCTAAAGATGCGAAAAAGCGTTTAGATGCCATTGCCTCATTAGAAGATTTAGGCGCAGGCTTTGCCTTAGCAACCCACGATTTAGAAATTCGTGGTGCCGGTGAGCTATTAGGAGACGATCAATCTGGACAAATACAAACCATTGGCTTTAATTTATACATGGAAATGCTTGAACAGGCTGTTAACGCGCTTAAAAATGGTCAAGAGCCAACCCTTGAAAATTTATTACAAAAACAAACCGAAGTTGATTTAAAGCTACCTGCCTTGTTACCTGATGATTATATTCATGATGTTAACGCGCGTTTAGGTATGTACAAGCGTGTAGCAAGTTGTGCTAACCTTGCTGATATTGATGAACTGCAAGTAGAATTGATAGATCGATTTGGTTTATTACCTGATGCAGCTAAAAACCTATTTAGTTTACAACAACTAAAAATGCAGGCGAGCAATTTGGGCATAACCAAAATAGAAGCTAACCCGAAAGGAGGCTACTTTGAGTTTAGTCAAAATACCAAGGTTAATCCTAGCTTCATTATTGGTTTGATACAAAGTGCGCCACACATTTATAAAATGGATGGCGCAAATAAATTACGCTTTGCCATTAGCGAGGCGAATGCCCGTGAACGCTTAAAAATGATCACTGCTATGATTGCAGATTTCGAAAAAAAGGTTAGCCATTAA
- a CDS encoding carbon-nitrogen hydrolase produces the protein MTSPAHLSVALVQQSNSDNAEHNIEKSIAGIRDAASKGAQLVVLQELHRSLYFCQTEDVDVFDLAETIPGPSSNILGELAKELGIVIVASLFEKRATGLYHNTAVVLEKDGSIAGKYRKMHIPDDPGFYEKFYFTPGDLGFEPIQTSVGKLGVLVCWDQWFPEAARLMAMAGAELLIYPTAIGWDPRDDKDEQTRQKDAWVISQRAHAVANGVPVISCNRVGLERDPSGQSDGIQFWGNSFIAGPQGEMLAEADNQNEQILMVKLDQKRSENVRRIWPYLRDRRIDHYQDLTKIYRD, from the coding sequence ATGACAAGCCCTGCACATTTATCAGTTGCCTTAGTGCAACAAAGCAACAGTGACAACGCTGAACATAACATTGAAAAGTCAATTGCGGGCATTCGCGATGCAGCAAGTAAAGGCGCGCAACTTGTTGTACTTCAAGAATTACACCGTAGTTTATATTTTTGCCAAACCGAAGACGTTGATGTATTTGATTTGGCCGAAACAATACCAGGCCCAAGTAGTAATATTTTAGGTGAACTCGCCAAAGAGCTTGGTATTGTGATTGTAGCGTCATTATTTGAAAAACGTGCTACGGGCCTTTACCACAATACCGCCGTGGTGCTTGAAAAAGACGGCAGCATTGCAGGTAAATACCGTAAAATGCATATTCCAGACGACCCAGGGTTTTATGAAAAGTTTTACTTTACTCCTGGGGACTTAGGCTTTGAGCCTATTCAAACCTCAGTAGGTAAACTAGGTGTACTGGTATGTTGGGATCAATGGTTTCCTGAAGCCGCGCGTTTAATGGCAATGGCCGGTGCTGAGCTTTTAATTTACCCAACAGCTATTGGCTGGGACCCTCGCGATGATAAAGACGAGCAAACCCGCCAAAAAGATGCTTGGGTTATTTCACAGCGAGCGCATGCGGTTGCTAATGGCGTTCCGGTGATTAGTTGTAACCGTGTTGGCCTTGAGCGCGACCCGAGCGGTCAAAGTGACGGTATTCAATTTTGGGGCAACTCGTTTATTGCAGGCCCTCAAGGTGAAATGTTGGCAGAGGCTGATAACCAAAATGAACAAATATTAATGGTAAAACTTGATCAAAAACGCAGCGAGAACGTAAGACGTATCTGGCCGTATTTACGCGACCGTAGAATTGATCATTATCAAGATTTAACAAAAATTTACCGTGACTAA